The Sorghum bicolor cultivar BTx623 chromosome 6, Sorghum_bicolor_NCBIv3, whole genome shotgun sequence genome contains the following window.
TCATATCCTCTGAAATTGCCGCGAGACAGACTTTCTCAAAGTCTCGAATCAGAATGAGACTCAATGATAAGTTGATGATCACTCACATCGATCGAtccatcgatcgatcgatcatcGATCGCCCATACCCTTTTGGAGACGGTCAATGGCTTCAAACCTCGGGCAACCCTTTTACTGACCCAACTACTTAATAAGCAAGTGGTGACCCCTTTTTTTGCTGCTAATGTGTGGGGATCATCATCATTCATTAGGACGCCAAGTCATGGATGAGGTCATGGCTTTTGTATATACCGTCTGGTCTCGAGTTGTAATCGATGCCGTTATATGCTCGATCGGTGATTGACTCTGCAGTCTGCAGGCTTAGCTTCCAATCTCTAGAAGGCCGTCGCCCTCTCGCCGCTTCTTCGCCGTCACAAAGCAGCTTCCTACTCTAACTAATGCAGTCCCCAAGATATCTGTGAGAAAACAGGACATGGATAACGTTAGCATCAATATCACCAACAGCGACACGTCAACCTGATTTTCTGAGAAAAGAAGTTTTTAGCGTAAAACTTAAAATTATTATTTCGCATGTTTTTGGACAAACTGTTGTGAAATAAATTCTACGAGTGCCATATGTTGCATATGCAATTGTGTGTGTACCCTgcatatacatacatatatcaaTATGTAATTTTATAGTCATTTGTTTGGACTTCTTTTAGCCTTACTCCACTAAAGTGTATCAAAACTTAAAATATTCTGGTAAGTGTTTTTTAGAGAGAAAAAAATCGGGAAATACCAACTCTTTCACTAACCCAAACGATAGCAGTCTAGTATATGCGTTTTTTAAGGGAACTGGAGGGGCCGTAGCCCCTATAGAAATtttattaaagaaaaaaaagaagagaccaGTTTACAACAAGTTTACAACAAATAAGCAAAGTGACTTAGGAAacaaagaaggaaaaaaaaaagataaagatcAGCCAGGAATCTATTGCAGACTTCGGGTCCATTGCTCGTAGGTTTCCCAAAGACTATCTTTGACCCTCAGGGATACTAGTCTGAGCTGCTGTTGAAAGAAGTATTTGCACTGCTGGATATTCATCTGATTATTGTTGAAGATCATTTCGTTTCTAGCTTTCCAGATAGTCCAAGTCATGTGATCGCCACCATGAAAAACTGAGATTGCAACTGTGTTTTGAGTGCAACaatgtttttttattaaaaCTGGAGGGGCAGCCCACCACTACAGTGCTTTATTGATTATTAAAAAACAGGGTCACCAGAATACAAAGATAGCAAGAATGAAAAGAGTACAGGGGGATTTAGGAGACaaagaaagaaataaagaaaatatAACAAGAAATGACCAAGAAAAGTGCTAAAGAAGATTTGTTGTCCATAGGTCGATAAGcggatgataacttgacttagATCTAAGGAGCAGCCTCCATTCTTCTCTAAATTTGAACCTTGCAACAATGTTGTCCATTGTATTACTCTGAAGAACTGTCTATAGGTTTAGTGACCCCCAACATTGCTGTGCAAATGAACATTCCCAAAGGAGGTGTTGTAAAGTTTCCTCCGTGTCAGTTGTGCAGATTTCACAGTTATAAGTTTGAAGATTCATGTGCTTTCTTCTCAGCATGTTTCTTGTGTTGAGTCTATCTTTAATCAAGAGCCAGCATAAGACTTTATGCACTTGCGCTTTGCTTTCCTAGCCGCTTTCTCTCAAAGCATCCATGGGATTGGCGGCCGTAGAGGGGGCTTGAgcgccccctcccctccccccaATACACATTGCCATGTGAGCgtacttttgtttttttttttttgctacgaTCAGATCAATTTCAGTCATACGTGGGTTATTATATAGTTGATGATATATATTGGTGTTTTAATATATAACATGTCAACGTAGTCAAAATGAGCAACCTTAAAACTCCAGCATCATTATGTTTTCAAGCTTCATTATATTGACAAAAAAAGGAGGAATCTACATATATATTACAAGAATAAACGTTGATCACACAATTAAGCCGCATGATCCCTGATATATAGATAGACCAAGTGAGATAATGCGAAGCTGCTAGTTAAAATATTAAGATAATAATCACACAATTTTGTACAAGGCGTGGAACCACCCGTCCTTCCGTTTCCTAGCATGGAAATTTCATAGCGGCAAGCTGCTGCTCTCTAGCAGCATGTTCTTCCAGAAAGCATCTTCGTCGTCCTCCAGAGAGCACATGCTCGGCATCCCAATGGGCTCCGACAGAAGCTCGGCAAAACCCTGCACCGGCCTGTCAGCTGAAGCTGCCACTTCCTGTGGTGGATAAGTCGCAGCAGACGCCAATGCAGCAGCCAGCGGCTCTGCATAGGCGCCGCCGACCACCGGAGCTGCCGAAGAAGCGTTGTTCAGTCGCTGCACTACCACGTCGTGCTGCTCTGCAAAACTTGCGATGTTGCTCAGATGATCAGGTGACGCGTAGTTCGCGTGAGACAAGATCAAGTTCATCTGGTCCTGGAAGCTTGGGACGATGCTACGACGATTCGCGTTCAGTATGGCGTTATCTGCGGCTGCTGCATTGATGCTAGGGATgagaccagcagcagcagcagcagcagcgtttCCTCCGCCGCCATTGACGGCCTGCAGCAGAAGCTGCAGCGCCTGGACCTGTATCAGAGCGGTGTTGAGGCCTCCGAGGCTCGCGGCCGCCGAGAGTATCGCCGCCCCGGGGACGGAGGCGATGGCGATGTCGTCGGGGGGCAGACGCTGGTGCGTGACGGGGTCGACGCCCATGCGCAGCAGCTTCTTCCGGATGTGCGTGTTCCAGTAGTTCTTGATCTCGTTGTCCGTCCGCCCGTCCAGGTGCGTCGCGATCGTCGACCACCTAACCCAGGACAAACAGCGTGTAATTATTACTCCTAAGACTAGATCATCGTATCGATCTGCAGAAGATATCTTCACGCACGCCAAGCCAACTGCTGCAAAAAGCTAGCAGGTGGCCGGCCGGCGGCTATGCAAATGCATGCATGGGTGTCatggtgatggtgatggagcgatGGGTGTCGTGTCGTACTTGTTGCCGAGCTGGGCGTGGAGGCGGATGATGAGGCTCTCCTCGTCGTCGGTGAAGTTGCCGCGCTTGATGTCGGGGCGGAGGTAGTTGGTCCAGCGGAGGCGGCAGCTCTTCCCGCAGCGGTTCAGACCGGCGGCCTTGGGCAGGTTGCGCCAGCTGCCGACGTGCCCGCCGTGGCGCTGGATGTGCTCCACCAGGGCGCGGTCCTCCTCCTCCGTCCACGGTCCCTTCTTCACGCCGGCGTCGTGACAGCAGCACGGGGACCTccccatcttcttcttcttcttcttcttcttcttcttcttcttcttcttcttcttcttcttcttcttcttcttcttcttcttcttcttcttcttcgcgCTGTGTGTTTGCGTTTGGATGTCCGGCCGGCCTGCTATCTGTCCAGGAGAAGGTAGTAAGGTGTATTTATAGGGAGGGGGTTAATTAGCTTGCAATGGATGTTTCGTGCATGGCAACATTGATGAGCTTGAGCTTGAGGAGGTTAGGAGAAAAACTATTTTTATTTAACCCGTCGTTGTTGCTTCGTCTGTGGATCCTACGAAGTCAAAGAGAGCAGTTGATGGAGAGATCTTGCACCACGTAAGATTGATATATTCGCGCATGCGGTGTTTCACACTTGGCCTGTCGTCGTACATGTGCATGTCTCATCAGAGGGTAGTCAAACAGATAGATGGGCAGCTAGTGTGGCTGCATGCATCAAGCTATAAAACATCGAAAGCATAATTGAGAAACGGGTCTAAAGTCTAAA
Protein-coding sequences here:
- the LOC8071090 gene encoding transcription factor MYB41, translated to MGRSPCCCHDAGVKKGPWTEEEDRALVEHIQRHGGHVGSWRNLPKAAGLNRCGKSCRLRWTNYLRPDIKRGNFTDDEESLIIRLHAQLGNKWSTIATHLDGRTDNEIKNYWNTHIRKKLLRMGVDPVTHQRLPPDDIAIASVPGAAILSAAASLGGLNTALIQVQALQLLLQAVNGGGGNAAAAAAAGLIPSINAAAADNAILNANRRSIVPSFQDQMNLILSHANYASPDHLSNIASFAEQHDVVVQRLNNASSAAPVVGGAYAEPLAAALASAATYPPQEVAASADRPVQGFAELLSEPIGMPSMCSLEDDEDAFWKNMLLESSSLPL